In Manis pentadactyla isolate mManPen7 chromosome 8, mManPen7.hap1, whole genome shotgun sequence, the following are encoded in one genomic region:
- the TAF5 gene encoding transcription initiation factor TFIID subunit 5, with the protein MAALAEEQTEVAVKLEPEGPPTLIPPQAGDGAGEGGGGTTNNGPNGSGGNVKAASSAGGDGGTPKPSVAVSAVAPAGAAPVPAAAPEAGAPHDRQTLLAVLQFLRQSNLREAEEVLRREARLLEEAVAGSGVPGEVDGAGAEAASTLLSRVTASAPGPAAPDPPGAGASGAAAVSGLATGPVAPGKVGNVAVEDQPDVSAVLSAYNQQGDPTMYEEYYSGLKHFIECSLDCHRAELSQLFYPLFVHMYLELVYNQHENEAKSFFEKFHGDQECYYQDDLRVLSSLTKKEHMKGNETMLDFRTSKFVLRISRDSYQLLKRHLQEKQNNQIWNIVQEHLYIDIFDGMPRSKQQIDAMVGSLAGEAKREANKSKVFFGLLKEPEIEVPLDDEDEEGENEEGKPKKKKPKKDSIGSKSKKQDPNAPPQNRIPLPELKDSDKLDKIMNMKETTKRVRLGPDCLPSICFYTFLNAYQGLTAVDVTDDSSLIAGGFADSTVRVWSVTPKKLRSVKQAADLSLIDKESDDVLERIMDEKTASELKILYGHSGPVYGASFSPDRNYLLSSSEDGTVRLWSLQTFTCLVGYKGHNYPVWDTQFSPYGYYFVSGGHDRVARLWATDHYQPLRIFAGHLADVNCTKFHPNSNYVATGSADRTVRLWDVLNGNCVRIFTGHKGPIHSLTFSPNGRFLATGATDGRVLLWDIGHGLMVGELKGHTDTVCSLRFSRDGEILASGSMDNTVRLWDAVKAFEDLETDDFTTATGHINLPENSQELLLGTYMTKSTPVVHLHFTRRNLVLAAGAYSPQ; encoded by the exons ATGGCGGCGCTGGCGGAGGAGCAGACGGAGGTGGCGGTCAAGTTAGAGCCTGAGGGACCGCCGACGCTGATACCTCCGCAGGCGGGGGACGGCGCTGGCGAGGGTGGCGGCGGCACTACCAACAACGGCCCCAACGGCAGCGGCGGGAACGTTAAGGCGGCGTCGTCGGCTGGCGGGGATGGTGGGACCCCCAAACCCTCGGTGGCTGTCTCAGCCGTTGCCCCGGCGGGGGCGGCCCCGGTGCCCGCCGCTGCTCCGGAGGCAGGTGCTCCCCACGACCGACAGACTTTGCTGGCCGTGCTGCAATTCCTACGGCAGAGTAACCTTCGCGAAGCCGAAGAGGTGCTGCGCCGTGAGGCCCGGCTACTGGAGGAGGCAGTGGCGGGCTCCGGAGTCCCGGGAGAGGTGGACGGCGCCGGCGCTGAGGCGGCTAGCACGCTGCTTAGCCGGGTCACAGCCTCGGCCCCCGGCCCTGCGGCCCCCGACCCTCCCGGTGCCGGCGCGTCTGGGGCCGCCGCTGTCTCGGGCTTAGCGACAGGTCCTGTGGCTCCAGGGAAAG TTGGAAATGTAGCTGTGGAAGACCAGCCAGATGTCAGTGCTGTGCTGTCAGCCTACAACCAACAAGGAGACCCAACAATGTATGAAGAATACTATAGTGGACTGAAACACTTCATTGAATGTTCCTTGGACTGCCATCGGGCAGAATTATCTCAACTCTTTTATCCTCTCTTTGTACACATGTACTTGGAACTAGTCTACAATCAACATGAGAATGAAGCAAAATCATTCTTTgagaa GTTCCATGGAGATCAGGAATGTTATTACCAGGATGACCTACGAGTATTATCTAGTCTTACCAAAAAGGAACACATGAAAGGGAATGAGACCATGTTGGATTTTCGAACAAGTAAATTTGTTCTGCGTATTTCCCGTGACTCGTACCAACTCTTGAAGAGGCATCTTCAGGAGAAACAGAACAATCAGATATGGAACATAGTTCAGGAGCACCTCTACATTGACATCTTTGATGGGATGCCGCGTAGTAAGCAACAGATAGATGCGATGGTGGGAAGTTTGGCAGGAGAGGCTAAACGAGAGGCAAACAAATCAAAG GTATTTTTTGGTTTATTAAAAGAGCCAGAAATTGAGGTGCCTTTGGATGATGAGGATgaagaaggagaaaatgaagaaggaaaaccTAAAAAGAAGAAACCTAAAAAAGATAGTATTGGATccaaaagcaaaaaacaagatCCCAATGCTCCACCTCAAAACAG aaTCCCTCTTCCTGAGTTGAAAGATTCAGATAAGTTGGATAAGATAATGAATATGAAAGAAACCACCAAACGTGTGCGCCTTGGGCCAGACTGTTTACCCTCCATTTGTTTCTATACATTCCTCAATGCTTACCAG ggCCTCACTGCAGTGGATGTCACTGATGATTCTAGTTTGATTGCTGGAGGTTTTGCAGATTCTACTGTCAGAGTGTGGTCTGTAACACCCAAAAAGCTTCGTAGTGTTAAACAAGCAGCAG ATCTTAGCCTTATAGACAAAGAATCAGATGATGTCTTAGAAAGAATCATGGATGAGAAAACAGCAAGTGAGTTGAAGATTTTGTATGGTCACAGTGGGCCTGTCTATGGAGCCAGCTTCAGTCCAGATAG GAACTACCTGCTTTCCTCGTCAGAAGATGGAACTGTTAGATTGTGGAGTCTTCAAACATTTACTTGCTTAGTGGGATATAAAGGACACAACTATCCAGTATGGGACACACAGTTTTCTCCATATGGATATTATTTTGTGTCAGGGGGCCATGACCGAGTAGCTCG GCTTTGGGCTACAGACCATTATCAGCCTTTAAGGATATTTGCTGGCCATCTTGCCGATGTGAATTGTACCAAATTCCATCCAAATTCTAATTATGTTGCTACGGGCTCTGCGGATAGAACTGTGAGGCTCTGGGATGTCCTGAATGGCAACTGTGTAAGGATCTTCACTGGACACAAG GGACCAATTCATTCCTTGACATTTTCTCCCAATGGGAGATTCCTGGCTACAGGAGCAACAGATGGCAGAGTACTCCTTTGGGATATTGGACATGGCTTGATGGTTGGAGAATTAAAAGGCCACACTGATACAGTCTGTTCACTTAGGTTTAGTAGGGATGGTGAAATTTTGGCATCAG GTTCAATGGACAATACAGTTCGGTTATGGGACGCTGTCAAAGCATTTGAAGATTTAGAGACTGATGACTTTACTACAGCCACTGGGCATATAAATTTACCTGAGAATTCACAGGAGTTATTGTTGGGAACATATATGACCAAATCAACACCAGTTGTACACCTCCATTTTACACGAAGAAACTTGGTTCTAGCTGCAGGAGCTTATAGTCCGCAATAA
- the ATP5MK gene encoding ATP synthase membrane subunit K, mitochondrial produces MAGPEADAQFQFTGIKKYFNSYTLTGRMNCVLATYGGIALLVLYFKLRSKKTPAVKAT; encoded by the exons ATGGCAGGTCCAGAAGCTGATGCCCAATTCCAATTCACTGgtatcaaaaaatatttcaactctTACACTCTCACAGGTAGAATGAAT tgTGTACTGGCCACATATGGAGGCATTGCTTTGTTGGTCTTATACTTCAAGTTAAGGTCTAAAAAAACTCCAGCGGTGAAAGCAACATAA